From Brassica oleracea var. oleracea cultivar TO1000 chromosome C3, BOL, whole genome shotgun sequence, a single genomic window includes:
- the LOC106331515 gene encoding histone acetyltransferase MCC1-like isoform X1, whose translation MSRFPRGFVGDSSMEEPETPLRRPSICFRPINPSDLERLEQIHRDLFPIRYESEFFQNVVNGGDIVSWAAVDRSRPDGHSEELIGFVTAKFVLAKESEISDLIRYDSSKGEETLVYILTLGVVETYRKLGVGSDYITQSKSLIKEVIKYASSIPVCRGVYLHVITHNNPAIRLYKRMSFRCVRRLHGFYLINGQHFDSYLFVYFVNGSRSPCSPLDLVVLVLNYVRSGIKVVASKLTMKQEEKGLKGVKCKDNMRCLLPTQTKRNLASSGYDYV comes from the exons ATGTCGCGATTTCCTCGTGGGTTCGTGGGGGATTCGTCAATGGAGGAACCCGAGACGCCTCTTCGTCGTCCGAGTATTTGCTTCAGGCCGATAAACCCTTCTGATTTGGAACGTCTGGAGCAGATCCATCGCGACTTGTTCCCGATCAG GTATGAGTCTGAGTTTTTTCAGAATGTTGTCAACGGTGGTGATATCGTCTCTTGGGCCGCTGTTGATCGGAGCCGTCCTGATGGTCACTCTGAGGAGCTTATTGGTTTTGTTACTGCTAAGTTCGTGCTTGCCAAAGAAAGTGAA ATATCAGATTTAATAAGATATGACTCGTCCAAGGGAGAGGAGACATTGGTGTACATCCTAACGCTTGGAGTTGTAGAAACCTACAGAAAACTCGGAGTAGGTAGTGATTATATAACCCAAT CAAAGTCGCTTATTAAGGAGGTCATCAAATACGCTTCTAGTATCCCCGTGTGCCGTGGTGTTTACCTTCATGTGATTACACACAACAATCCAGCAATCAGATTGTACAAAAGAATGTCTTTCAGGTGTGTAAGGAGACTACACGGATTCTACCTAATCAACGGCCAGCATTTCGATTCTTACTTGTTTGTCTACTTTGTCAACGGTTCTCGCTCTCCTTGCTCACCCTT AGATCTTGTGGTGTTGGTTCTGAACTATGTGAGGAGTGGGATTAAAGTAGTGGCATCAAAGCTGACAATGAAGCAGGAAGAGAAAGGCTTGAAAGGGGTTAAATGCAAAGACAACATGCGGTGTCTATTGCCAACACAGACCAAACGAAACCTTGCATCATCAGGGTACGATTACGTTTAG
- the LOC106331515 gene encoding histone acetyltransferase MCC1-like isoform X2: protein MSRFPRGFVGDSSMEEPETPLRRPSICFRPINPSDLERLEQIHRDLFPIRYESEFFQNVVNGGDIVSWAAVDRSRPDGHSEELIGFVTAKFVLAKESEISDLIRYDSSKGEETLVYILTLGVVETYRKLGVAKSLIKEVIKYASSIPVCRGVYLHVITHNNPAIRLYKRMSFRCVRRLHGFYLINGQHFDSYLFVYFVNGSRSPCSPLDLVVLVLNYVRSGIKVVASKLTMKQEEKGLKGVKCKDNMRCLLPTQTKRNLASSGYDYV, encoded by the exons ATGTCGCGATTTCCTCGTGGGTTCGTGGGGGATTCGTCAATGGAGGAACCCGAGACGCCTCTTCGTCGTCCGAGTATTTGCTTCAGGCCGATAAACCCTTCTGATTTGGAACGTCTGGAGCAGATCCATCGCGACTTGTTCCCGATCAG GTATGAGTCTGAGTTTTTTCAGAATGTTGTCAACGGTGGTGATATCGTCTCTTGGGCCGCTGTTGATCGGAGCCGTCCTGATGGTCACTCTGAGGAGCTTATTGGTTTTGTTACTGCTAAGTTCGTGCTTGCCAAAGAAAGTGAA ATATCAGATTTAATAAGATATGACTCGTCCAAGGGAGAGGAGACATTGGTGTACATCCTAACGCTTGGAGTTGTAGAAACCTACAGAAAACTCGGAGTAG CAAAGTCGCTTATTAAGGAGGTCATCAAATACGCTTCTAGTATCCCCGTGTGCCGTGGTGTTTACCTTCATGTGATTACACACAACAATCCAGCAATCAGATTGTACAAAAGAATGTCTTTCAGGTGTGTAAGGAGACTACACGGATTCTACCTAATCAACGGCCAGCATTTCGATTCTTACTTGTTTGTCTACTTTGTCAACGGTTCTCGCTCTCCTTGCTCACCCTT AGATCTTGTGGTGTTGGTTCTGAACTATGTGAGGAGTGGGATTAAAGTAGTGGCATCAAAGCTGACAATGAAGCAGGAAGAGAAAGGCTTGAAAGGGGTTAAATGCAAAGACAACATGCGGTGTCTATTGCCAACACAGACCAAACGAAACCTTGCATCATCAGGGTACGATTACGTTTAG
- the LOC106332441 gene encoding external alternative NAD(P)H-ubiquinone oxidoreductase B4, mitochondrial-like has translation MSSHSFSKRAYSFFKTYPSAAKLLLLSTCSGGGLLVYSDSNPPKRTLTADGQETKKKKVVVLGSGWGGYSFLSYLNNPNYDVQVVSPRNFFLFTPLLPSVTNGTVEARSIVEPIRGLMRKKGFEYTEAECVKIDASNKKILCMSKDASKDAKEFNMDYDILVVAVGAKPNTFNTPGVEENAHFLKEAEDALKIRQSVINSFERASLPDLTEEERKKILHFVVVGGGPTGVEFSAELHDFLVEDVAKIYPKVQEFTRITLLEAGDHILNMFDKRITAFAEEKFQRDGIDLKTKNMVVGVTADKISTKEIATGKIVSEPYGMVVWSTGIGIRPVIKEFMHQIGQGQRRVLATDEWLRVEGCDSVYALGDTATINQRRVMEDIAAIFSKADKGETGTLNKKEFKSGVKDICQRYPQVELYLKKKKLRNIANLLKSANGDDTKVNIETFKQALSEVDTQMKNLPATAQVASQQGKYLAKCFNKMEKCEKKPEGPLRFRGEGRHRFQPFRYRHFGSFAPLGGEQTAAELPGDWVSIGHSSQWLWYSVYASKLVSWRTRSLVVSDWVRRFIFGRDSSSI, from the exons ATGAGTTCCCATAGCTTCTCCAAGAGAGCTTACAGCTTCTTCAAAACTTACCCTTCTGCTGCCAAGCTTCTTCTCCTCAGTACCTGCAG CGGTGGTGGTTTACTAGTGTACTCAGACTCGAATCCACCGAAGCGTACATTAACCGCAGATGGCCAAGAAACCAAGAAGAAGAAAGTGGTCGTTCTCGGGAGCGGCTGGGGCGGCTACAGCTTCTTGAGCTACCTCAACAACCCCAACTACGACGTCCAAGTCGTCTCTCCTCGCAACTTCTTCCTCTTCACTCCCCTCTTGCCGAGCGTCACCAACGGCACCGTCGAGGCCCGAAGCATCGTCGAGCCCATCCGCGGCCTTATGCGCAAGAAAGGGTTCGAGTACACCGAGGCAGAGTGCGTCAAGATCGATGCTTCAAACAAGAAGATCCTCTGCATGTCCAAAGATGCCTCTAAGGACGCAAAGGAGTTTAACATGGACTACGACATTCTTGTCGTCGCTGTCGGAGCTAAGCCTAACACGTTCAACACCCCTGGAGTTGAGGAAAATGCCCATTTCCTCAAGGAGGCTGAGGATGCTCTCAAGATTCGTCAGTCGGTTATCAACTCTTTCGAGAGGGCGTCTCTTCCTGATCTAACCGAAGAAGAGAGGAAAAAGATTCTGCACTTCGTTGTGGTTGGTGGTGGGCCCACCGGTGTCGAGTTCTCAGCTGAGCTACACGACTTCTTGGTCGAGGACGTGGCTAAGATATACCCTAAGGTTCAAGAGTTTACGAGGATCACTCTTCTTGAAGCAGGCGACCACATTCTCAACATGTTTGATAAGAGGATCACTGCTTTTGCTGAGGAGAAGTTCCAGAGAGACGGGATCGATTTGAAGACGAAGAACATGGTTGTGGGAGTGACTGCTGATAAGATATCAACAAAGGAGATTGCAACTGGTAAAATTGTCTCTGAGCCTTATGGTATGGTTGTGTGGTCAACGGGGATTGGTATACGTCCTGTCATCAAGGAGTTTATGCATCAGATTGGTCAGGGTCAGAGGCGTGTCTTGGCGACTGATGAATGGCTTAGAGTGGAGGGATGTGACAGTGTCTATGCTTTGGGTGACACTGCAACCATTAACCAACGCAGAGTCATG GAAGATATAGCTGCAATTTTCAGCAAGGCAGACAAGGGAGAGACAGGGACATTGAACAAGAAAGAGTTCAAAAGCGGTGTGAAAGACATTTGCCAGAGGTACCCTCAGGTGGAGCTCTACTTGAAGAAGAAGAAACTGAGAAACATTGCAAACTTGCTCAAGAGTGCTAACGGCGATGACACTAAGGTCAACATCGAAACGTTTAAGCAAGCACTCTCTGAGGTTGATACTCAGATGAAGAATCTTCCAGCAACTGCACAG GTTGCGTCGCAACAAGGGAAGTATCTTGCGAAGTGCTTCAACAAAATGGAGAAGTGTGAGAAAAAGCCAGAGGGTCCATTGAGGTTCAGAGGAGAAGGTAGGCACAGGTTCCAGCCGTTTAGGTACAGACATTTTGGATCGTTTGCTCCGTTGGGAGGGGAACAGACCGCCGCTGAACTGCCAGGGGATTGGGTCTCCATTGGTCACAGCAGCCAGTGGCTTTGGTACTCTGTTTACGCTAGCAAACTGGTGAGCTGGCGCACAAGGTCGCTCGTGGTGTCTGACTGGGTTCGGCGCTTCATCTTTGGCCGTGACTCCAGCAGCATCTAA
- the LOC106328767 gene encoding binding partner of ACD11 1-like isoform X1 produces MAIRSVKVSNLSSGATEHDIKEFFSFSGEVESIDIQGSNEHSAYVTFKDPQGAETAVLLSGASIADQSVTIEMAPDYTPPAAPHAETQSGGVGGAAESVVQKAEDVVSSMLAKGFILGKDAVGKAKAFDEKLGFTSTATAGVASVDQKIGLSQKFTAGTSLVNDKIKEVDQSFQVSERTKSAFASAEQTVSSAGTAVMKNRYVLTGVSWAAGAFNRVAKAAGEVSQKTKEKVEAEQPSQPSESQQQPPEGYAPIHSSEYSKN; encoded by the exons ATGGCG ATAAGGTCAGTGAAAGTTAGCAATCTCTCATCAGGAGCAACGGAGCATGATATCAAAGAGTTCTTCTCTTTTTCTGGTGAAGTTGAAAGCATTGACATCCAAGG CAGTAACGAGCATAGTGCTTATGTCACATTCAAAGATCCTCAAGGAGCTGAGACCGCTGTGCTCTTATCA GGTGCGAGTATTGCCGATCAATCAGTCACCATTGAGATGGCTCCTGACTACACTCCACCTGCTGCCCCTCATGCT GAAACACAGAGCGGTGGTGTCGGAGGCGCCGCTGAATCAGTTGTCCAGAAGGCAGAAGATGTTGTGAGCAGCATGTTAGCAAAGGGTTTCATCCTCGGGAAAGACGCAGTCGGCAAAGCAAAAGCTTTTGATGAGAAACTCGGTTTCACATCAACCGCAACCGCAGGAGTTGCTTCCGTAGACCAAAAAATCGGTCTAAGCCAGAAGTTCACAGCTGGTACAAGCTTGGTGAACGACAAGATCAAAGAGGTGGACCAAAGCTTCCAGGTTTCAGAGAGGACCAAGTCCGCCTTTGCTTCTGCGGAACAGACAGTGAGCAGCGCAGGAACCGCCGTGATGAAGAACCGTTATGTGTTAACTGGTGTGAGCTGGGCCGCAGGAGCTTTCAACAGAGTTGCTAAAGCGGCTGGAGAGGTTAGTCAGAAAACAAAAGAAAAGGTTGAAGCAGAGCAACCGTCACAACCGTCAGAGTCGCAGCAGCAACCACCGGAAGGGTATGCTCCGATTCATTCGTCTGAATACTCCAAGAACTAA
- the LOC106332067 gene encoding syntaxin-21 yields the protein MSFQDLEAGSRFQQPNRGRQQRPPSRGDPSQEVAAGIFRISTALNSFFRLVNSIGTPKDTLDLRDKLQKTRLQISELVKNTSAKLKEASEADLHGAASPIKKIADAKLAKDFQSVLKEFQKAQRLAAEREITYTPVVTIDIPTSYNAQELDTESLRTSQQQTLLLQSRRQEVVFLDNEITFNEAIIEEREQGIREIQEQIGEVNEIFKDLAVLVNDQGVMIDDISSNIDNSQAATAQATAQLRKAAKIQRANSSLTCLLILIFGIVLLIVIIVVLV from the exons ATGAGTTTCCAAGATCTCGAAGCTGGCTCTCGATTTCAGCAGCCTAATCGTGGGAGGCAGCAGAGACCTCCCTCTCGTGGGGATCCATCTCAGGAGGTAGCCGCCGGGATATTCAGGATCAGCACGGCTCTCAATTCCTTCTTCCGCCTCGTTAATTCCATCGGAACCCCTAAGGATACTCTCGATTTGCGAGATAAGCT GCAAAAGACAAGGTTACAGATATCAGAACTGGTGAAAAATACTTCAGCTAAACTCAAAGAAGCCAGCGAAGCCGATCTCCATGGAGCAGCTAGT CCAATTAAGAAGATTGCGGATGCTAAACTAGCGAAAGATTTCCAATCAGTTCTCAAAGAGTTTCAAAAAGCTCAGAGACTTGCTGCTGAAAGAGAAATTACATATACTCCTGTCGTCACCATAGATATCCCTACCAG TTATAATGCACAAGAACTGGATACTGAATCTTTAAGGACCTCCCAACAGCAAACTCTTCTTCTACAATCAAGAAG GCAAGAAGTAGTGTTTCTAGATAACGAGATAACATTCAACGAGGCAATTATCGAGGAAAGAGAGCAAGGAATTAGAGAAATCCAAGAACAGATTGGTGAAGTGAACGAAATCTTCAAAGATCTGGCTGTTTTAGTGAACGACCAAGGAGTCATGATCG ATGACATCAGCTCTAACATTGATAACTCACAAGCTGCAACTGCACAAGCCACTGCTCAACTCAGAAAAGCGGCTAAAATTCAAAGAGCAAACTCATCTTTG ACATGCCTTCTTATTCTCATTTTTGGGATTGTTCTGCTCATTGTCATCATCGTTGTCTTGGTCTGA
- the LOC106328767 gene encoding binding partner of ACD11 1-like isoform X2, producing the protein MAIRSVKVSNLSSGATEHDIKEFFSFSGEVESIDIQGNEHSAYVTFKDPQGAETAVLLSGASIADQSVTIEMAPDYTPPAAPHAETQSGGVGGAAESVVQKAEDVVSSMLAKGFILGKDAVGKAKAFDEKLGFTSTATAGVASVDQKIGLSQKFTAGTSLVNDKIKEVDQSFQVSERTKSAFASAEQTVSSAGTAVMKNRYVLTGVSWAAGAFNRVAKAAGEVSQKTKEKVEAEQPSQPSESQQQPPEGYAPIHSSEYSKN; encoded by the exons ATGGCG ATAAGGTCAGTGAAAGTTAGCAATCTCTCATCAGGAGCAACGGAGCATGATATCAAAGAGTTCTTCTCTTTTTCTGGTGAAGTTGAAAGCATTGACATCCAAGG TAACGAGCATAGTGCTTATGTCACATTCAAAGATCCTCAAGGAGCTGAGACCGCTGTGCTCTTATCA GGTGCGAGTATTGCCGATCAATCAGTCACCATTGAGATGGCTCCTGACTACACTCCACCTGCTGCCCCTCATGCT GAAACACAGAGCGGTGGTGTCGGAGGCGCCGCTGAATCAGTTGTCCAGAAGGCAGAAGATGTTGTGAGCAGCATGTTAGCAAAGGGTTTCATCCTCGGGAAAGACGCAGTCGGCAAAGCAAAAGCTTTTGATGAGAAACTCGGTTTCACATCAACCGCAACCGCAGGAGTTGCTTCCGTAGACCAAAAAATCGGTCTAAGCCAGAAGTTCACAGCTGGTACAAGCTTGGTGAACGACAAGATCAAAGAGGTGGACCAAAGCTTCCAGGTTTCAGAGAGGACCAAGTCCGCCTTTGCTTCTGCGGAACAGACAGTGAGCAGCGCAGGAACCGCCGTGATGAAGAACCGTTATGTGTTAACTGGTGTGAGCTGGGCCGCAGGAGCTTTCAACAGAGTTGCTAAAGCGGCTGGAGAGGTTAGTCAGAAAACAAAAGAAAAGGTTGAAGCAGAGCAACCGTCACAACCGTCAGAGTCGCAGCAGCAACCACCGGAAGGGTATGCTCCGATTCATTCGTCTGAATACTCCAAGAACTAA